Genomic segment of Dehalogenimonas alkenigignens:
CCTGAAGCTTGGGTGGAATGGGCTAAAGAAGAGCTGGTTAAACAGGAGAAAGAAAAAGACGAGAAGCGGATGAAGGAAACCGCTGAGAAGGATTATGCCGCTTGGGCGCTCAAATCTTCCAAAGTGGATCCGCTGGAAAAGACGCGGTATGAAGCCCTGAAAGAACTTCAAAAAATTGATGCTGCTGAACAAGCCTACAAAGAAAAAATGAAGTGGAATCCTGCCACCGAAACCTGGGAAGAGGATAAGCCGGCTTTTGATTACCCGCCGGTCATCAAACCGACCGGACAGAAAAAAGAAAGCAAATTTGACCGAAAAAAGACGGTTACAGAGGAAGAATCGGAAAACGAGATACCTGAAGACGAGCAATATCTCTAAAGCTACCGGGCTCGTAGCTCAGTGGTTAGAGCGGGCGGCTCATAACCGCTTGGTCGCAGGTTCGAAACCTGCCGAGCCCACCAAATCAAACCTTTCACAGAACGAGGAAGAGGATTTTCTTCCCCGTTCTTATTTTTTGGAGGAACTGGATCATCGTTAAAAAACTGTTTGAGACGGTTGAAAAACCCGAAAAAACGATACTTGTAGCCGTAGATACGGGGTCGCAAGCGATACAGTCGGGATGGACGGTCCAGGACTCACTCAACGAACTTGAGCAGTTATTAACAACAGCTGGTGGAGTATCAGTTGGCCGCCTCATTCAAAAACTGAGCCAGCCGAATAAATCGACTTATTTGGGTAAGGGGAAATTAGAAGAGTTATTATCTTTACAAAATACACTTCAATATTCAATGGCGATCTTCGATGATGAACTCACGCCTGCTCAACAGAGAACACTTGAGGATTTCCTTAAAGTTAAGGTGATAGATCGTGCTGCTCTTATTCTGGATATTTTTGCTCGGCACGCCAAAACGATGGAAGGCAAACTTCAGGTGGAATTGGCGCAATACCAGTATCTGTTACCGCGCCTGGCGGGACAGTGGAGTCACCTTGAAAGACTTGGCGGCGGCATTGGTACCAGAGGACCTGGCGAGTCCCAACTCGAATCTGACAAACGGCTGTTACAACAAAGAATATCTAAGCTTAAAGATAATATCGATCGCGTGAGTCGGCAACGTAATCTGTATCGAAATACGAGACGCGCCCGCGGCATTCCAGTTATCGCCATCGTAGGATATACAAACAGCGGGAAAAGCAGTTTGTTAAACGCGCTTACCAAGTCAAATGTTCAAGCAGAAAATAAACTATTCGCGACTTTAGACCCCACTACCAGGCGGATAGGTCTGCCTGACAACCGTCAATTCTTACTAACCGATACAGTTGGTTTCATTAAAAAACTACCTCCAACAATCATAAAGGCGTTCCGGGCAACCCTTGAGGAAATCGTTGATTCAACCCTTCTAATACATGTCATCGATATCAATTCACCTAACGCCGTCGAGCAGTGTCAAACGGTGGAACAAATTCTAAATGACTTAGGCTTAGGAGAGAAACCCCGGATCACAGTATTTAACAAGATAGACCTTTTACCTGAGTTGAAGGGGAGAGTGAATGAACCTAACAGACTTTCCATGCTTGACGACTTTCTGCAATTTCAACCTTCAAATACTGTCCTGACATCGGCAACTCGCAGATGGGGTCTAAAGAATCTACTAGAAACAATAGGCAGGTATCTGCCAGAACCATATCGATCAGAAGAAGGAAGCGTATCTTAATCGAGAAGACTTAGGGATCGAATAAGGTTCGCACTATATATGTTATGTAGTGTTAAACGATCCGCTATCATGGTAATTTGACATAATATTACTTGTTTCGTCAAACATTTTATCTGTTTTTTGAACGTCCGAGTGTACCTTTCCACGCTGATAGACGTGATAAACCCTTCACAAGGCTGGCATCAGGGATAGTCAGAGACAACCTAACATAGCCTTCGCCTGCCTTGCCGTAACCGGTCCCTGGAGTTACCACAACCCCAACCTGTTCTAACAGTTCTGAAGCGAATCCAGCGGAATCGTACCCTGGAGGTACTTTAGCCCACACATAGAGACTTGCCTTGGGAAGCAAAACCTCCAGTCCCATATCGCGAAGAGTTTCAACCATTAGATCGCGACGTCTCTGATAAATATTGTTATGTAGTGTTAATTCATCCTGGGGACCAGTCAATGCCTCGACTGCCGCAAGTTGTATTGCCTGGGGGATCCCCGAATCCAAATTAGATTTAAACCGTTTGAGCGCGTCGATAACCTGAGAATTACCAACAACCATGCCAACGCGCCATCCAGTCATATTGTAACTCTTGGATAATGAATGGAACTCAACGCCGACTTCTTTCGCACCAACCGCCTGCAAGAAACTCGGCGGGCGGTAACCATCATAGGCAACTTCGGTATAAGGTCCGTCATGGCACACGATTATGTCATGTTGTTTGGCGAAAGCGACAACGCGGTCAAAAAAGGCCGTATCTGCCACCGCTCCAGTTGGATTGTTAGGATAACAGATCCATAATATCTTGGCTCTATCCAAGATGGTTTGAGGGACAGCACCCAGGTCAGGCAGATATCCATTCTCCGGGCGAAGAGGCAAATAGTACGGTTCTGCATCAGCAAGTGTAGTACTGATACTATAAACAGGATAAGCTGGATCAGGGACCAAAGCAACATCTCCGGGATTCAACAAACACCAGGCAAGGTGCCCGATGCCTTCCTTTGAGCCGATTAGAGGCAACACCTCCGCGTTAGGGTCTAGACCAACATCAAATCTCTGCTGATACCATTGAGCGATAGCCTGCCGTAATTCCGGCAACCCTTCGGATTCAGGATAACGGTGATTGGCCGGATCTTTGGCCGCCTGGCATAGGCGCTCGATAATATGCGATGGTGTTGCCAGGTCAGGATCGCCTATCCCAAAACTGATTACTTCTTCACCACGGGCTCGCTTCTCGGCGATTTTTCTACTGATGGTGACAAACAGATATGGCGGAAGATTTTCGATCCGTTTGGCGATTTGCATCCTCAAGCCTTTCAAACCCTCTATTTTAACCAGCTGCCGTTGAATACGGTTTCGGCCCGACCCGATAAGTAAACCTCCCCTTGCCCGCACCAGTCCGCAGTTAACTGGCCACCTGGAAGTTTTATGTCAACTCTATTTCCGGTGCGTCCCAAAATCCAACCGGCTACGGCGACGGCACAGGCTCCAGTACCGCATGCGAGGGTCTCCCCTACTCCGCGCTCCCACACTCTCATCTCGACGGTTCCGTGATTAATAACTCTGACGACTTCAAGATTTGTTCTTTTAGGAAACATTGAGTTGCGCTCAATCATCGGGCCGATGATATTTAAAGGGAAATCGGCGACTGCATCGTCTATGAAACACACCGCATGTGGATTTCCCATGGATACGAAATTGAGATTTAGTTGTTTCCCGTTTGCCTCAACGGGATAATTGGATATCATGCCGCAAATGCGGTCTCCAAGATCGGAATCGATTTCTACGGGAATTTCATCCGGTTCGAGAATGGGTACGCCCATACCAATTTTGATATTGGGAGAGCCGTTTATCAGGGTCACCTGTGCTATCCGAATACCCCCATAAGTCTCGATGGAGAGCATTTCACCAGGCGCCATTCCGGTGGTTATAAGATGATGCACCAGGCAGCGAAGGCCGTTGCCACACGCTTCGGCTTCGGATCCATCTGCATTGAAGATCCTCATACGGAAATCAGCTTTTAAAGATGGCAACAGAACCAGTAATCCATCTGAACCCACGCCATAATGACGGTCACATATTGCCAGGGCAAGGCTTTTCCAATCGAAAGCGTCCTCTCGAGACTCAACGAGGACGAAGTCATTGCCGACACTCTGTACTTTAGTAAAATCCATTTCCGACACCTTCTCCCCTTATGAACGCCAGAACCAGGTTATTAACATCGGGCTTGTATTCGCTGGCTGTGATATCAAACCAGTGGATTCTATCGTCACTCAGCCGAAACCAATTGTATTGCTGTCGTACCAATCTGTGGGTTTCTGCTTTAATACGCTCACTTAAACCTTCATAATCCAGCTCGCCTCGAAGGTACTTAATAACTTCCTTATAACCAACGCTTTTGAATCCGGGTGTTTCTGAAGAAAATCCCCTGGTCAGGAGACTTTCAACCTCCTCGACAAAGCCTTTACACAGCATTTTATCAACTCGCTGGTCAATCCGTCGATAAAGCTCAGTCCTGCTGCATGTAAGCCCGATAACTAGAATTCTGTATGGCGGAGGTATCTTTTTTGATTTGTTGGGATCCTGCTGATGTGTACTTAACTGTATCTCGAGAGCCCGGATAACTCTGCGGATGTTACGCGGGTCTATTGATAAAGCCCTTTTCTCATCAAGCTGCCGATAAAGGGCTTCGGGGCCTTCTTTTCTGGCGCGGTTCTCAAGAACTCGACGTAAGGTCTGATCCGGCGGCACTTTGGATATCTGCCAGCCCTCGAGCAAAGACCATACGTATAGACCGCTACCGCCCACCAAAATGGGTATACATTTTCGAGATTGGACCTCTCCAATGATCGCGTTCGCCGCCTGTTGAAATTCCGCGATGTTATAGTCTTCACTCGGCTCGATGATATCTATCAGATAATGCGGGACGTTATCTCTTTCCTCAACAGACAATTTTGCTGTGCCAATATCCAGGTGCCGGGAAAACTGACGGCTATCGGCATTAATAATCGCTCCGCCAAATATTTTTGCTAGTTCAACAGCCAGAGCGCTTTTACCAGTACCTGTCGGGCCCACAACAGCTATCAATCGGTTCACGATGTAGCTTTCCGTAGATACAACTTAACAGCTACTTTTCGCAGCTTGCCGGACGATTGACAAAAACAATCCGGGCTTGAGGCTGGCTCCGCCGACTAAAGCCCCGTCGATATCCGGCTCAGCTAGCATTTCAAGGATATTTTCTGGGTTAACACTGCCCCCGTAAAGGATCGGAAGCTCGTTTGCCGCAGTTTCAGTGAATATCTCAGCAATCTGGCGCCGGATAAATGCCATCATTTTTTGAGCATACGTTCCGGTCGCAGCTTTTCCGGTACCTATCGCCCACACCGGTTCATAGGCAACCATAAGATTAGAGGAAGTTAACCCGCTCAAGCCGACCCGGAGTTGTTCACTGATAACAGACTCTGAAGTACCGGATTCATTTTGCTTAAGATTTTCGCCGACACACATGATCGGCTTGAGTCCATGCCGGAGTGCCGCTTTCATTTTCCGATTTACGATCTCATCTACTTCGTTAAAATATGCTCTTCGCTCGGAGTGCCCGACAATCACATACTGGCAAAGGTCACTCAGCATTGACCCCGATATCTCACCTGTGTAAGCCCCTTTATCCTCGTAAAATAAATCTTGGGCGCCTAACCTAATCGAGGTGCCTTGGAGCAATTCCTTTATCTTTGCGAGCGAAATGAACGGCGGACAGATAATTTTCTCAACGGTGTCAATTTCGTCGAGTTCGTATCGTAGTCCATTCACTAACTCTACAGCTTCATCCAAAACTGTGTTCATCTTCCAGTTACCGGCAATGACCCGAATACGTTGCGACATTATTTCAAGCACCATATTTCCCAAGTTTTAAAGCATTGGCCATGACTAGCGGCATCAAATGGTATGCTGGCAACCTGCCGAGACCGCCCTGACAGCAAGCGGTTTCATTGAACTCCCGAACCGTATCTGGTCGGCAGTAGCGGCCAGATACCATCACCGGTACCGGGTGCCAACTGTGGCTTCCCATCATTGCCGGAGTCGAGTGATCGCCCGTCACTAAAATAACTTCTGGATTCAGTTCGGTGATCAACGGCAAGCACCGATCAAACTCTTCGATGGCGCTGACTTTACGCTGAAAGTTGCCATCCTCCCCTGCCGCATCCGTAGCCTTTATATGGAAAAAGAAGAAGTCGAATTGGCGATAATTGGCTTTCAGGATTTCCAACTGTCCACTCAACGAGGTTCCGCTCTTCAACACGGTCATACCCACAACTTTAGCCAATCCTCGATACATTGGATACCCGGCGATAGCGCATGCGTTTAATTTGTAGACCTCTTTGAAACTCAAAAAGGACGGCTTTTTCGAGAAGCCCCGAAGTAACAAACCATTAGCAGGATGAAAATCGCTGATAATCTCCGCTGCGGTCTCAAGAAAACGGTTGACAATGGAAGCGGTTCGGTTTGCTGAAGACTGCGATGGAAAAACTGCTAACGGACGAGAACCGGTACGTTGGGGATCGGAATCACTGAGGGCATCTGAAAGCCCTCCACCACGGAAAACCGCAACTAACCTATGATCCTTAACTGGCTCCACAAGAACTTGGACACCGTCAATCTCGATGTTATTTAACAGCGCGGCGATCTGCTGACTTTTTTCGGTGTTTATTCTCCCGGCTCTCCGGTCAACGATGACACCATTATCATCCAGAGTGCATAAATTGACTCGGGCAGCCACGTCACCTTCTTCCAGCTCAAAATCGATACCCAAAGCTTCGAGAATACCGCGGCCGATTATAAACTTTAGCGGGTCATATCCAAATAAGCCCAAATGCCCCGGCCCGCTTCCCGGAGTGATACCCGGCATAACCGGGTCAGATAAACCGCAAACACATTTAGCAGCAAGGGCGTTAAGATTAGGCACCGCAGCGCTTTCCAGTTCGGTACGTCCGGTTTCAGGACTTGGTAATCCCCCGAGACCATCCAGTACGATCATAACAATTTTGCTGGGAGTTTCCAGCGATAATTCACGCATCAATGAAATCTGGTCAACCGAATTCATTATGTTAGAGCTCATAGCTTTCTCATCAATGCTTCGACACCGGGAAGGTTTTCACCGGACAAATACTGCATCGATGCTCCGCCCCCAGTGGAAACGAAACTCATTTTATCGGCAAGTTTAAGTTCCGCCACAATTTCAGCGGTCGAACCGCCACCGATAATGGTAGTTGCGTGTAATCGGCTGATGACATCTGCCATGCACTTGGTGCCTTCTGAGAATTGCGGCATTTCATATATTCCCATTGGACCATTCCAAAAAACGGTTCGGCAGCGTTCAAGTTCCCGGGTGAATTGGTTTATTGTCAGCAAGCCTATATCAACGATCTTCCCCAGTGGAGGGATATTCTCAACCTGAACGCAAATCCCGCGGGCTTCAGGTGTTAGATCACCGGTCACAACCACATCTCTGGGTAAGAGTAATCGAATATTATGTTGTGCAGCTTTGGCCATGATTTTCGCTGCCAGCTCAAGGCCCTTTTCGTCAACAATGGACTTCCCAACGATGTAATTATTCGCTTTGAGAAAAGTCGCCGCCATACCACCGCCGACAAGGATTACATCCACCTTATCCATGACGTTTTCAAGTAGCTTCACCTTATCCGCTATCTTTGCGCCGCCGAACAGCACACAGAAAGGCCGCACCGGTTTTTCAAGAATATGACCTAATGAATTCAGCTCTTTCTCCAGAAGCAAGCCGGCGACTGATGGCAGGTGCCGTGTGATGCCCACGATTGAGGCATGCTTGCGATGAGCAGTGCCGAAGGCATCATCGACAAAGATGTCGGCAAAACGAGCAAGTCTCGCCGAAAATTCAGGATCGTTAGTTTCTTCCTCTGAATGGAACCGCAGGTTTTCTAGGAGCAGGATATCTCCATCCGCCATGCTGTTTACGCCACTCTCGACTTCTGGCCCAATGCATTTATCAATGAATCTCACCGGGTGCCGAATCAATTCCGATAGACGTTCTCCCGTTACTTCAAGAGACATCGAGGGAATGGATTTACCATCGGGCCTCCCGAGATGGGATACAATGATTACCTTTGCCCCTTGCTCAACCAGATATTCCAGCGTTGGTATTGCGGCACGGATGCGGCCATCGTCTGAAATGCTCCCGTTTGGGTTCAACGGCACATTGAAATCTACCCGAACGAGAACACGCTTGCCTTTGACATCAACGTCACGCACCGTCATTCGATCCATGATGGCTCCTGATGCTTCGTTCGGGACAATTCCAGATAATTTAATCTTGCCGGTAAACCTTTAAACGTGGGAAGAAATCAAGTCGAGTTTCATCAATCGGTTGGCTTCAATGAAGCGCTGCACTTCCGTTTGAATCCCGTTCGCATCCAGATGATAGAGGGAGCGTAATTCCGCCTGTGTTCCATGGCTGACAAACTCATCCGGAATGCCAAGACATTTAAGGTGAACCCCTCTAACATCAGATCGATGCAGCAAGGAGGCTATCTGGCTCCCAAGACCGCCTGAAAGAACATTCTCCTCAACCGAGATAATGTTTTTAGTTTCTCGGGCCACATCTAGTATTAATTGTTCATCCAGGGGTTTTACAAACCTCATATTGATTACCGCAACCCGGTAGCCTCGTTCACTTAATCGTTCTGATGCGGCTAGCGCGGCGGAAACCGATGGCCCAGTAGCTAAAATCGCTGCATTGTCGCCGGTCCGAAGGGTTTCGGCTGAACCAATTGGGATCTCTTTCAATTCATGTTCGAGCTCGACCCCAATACCAGTTCCTCTTGGATATCTCACCGCCATTGGGCTTCCGCATAACGTCGCGGTGTAAAGAAGATGCTGAAGTTCATTTTCATCCTTTGGCGAAGCAACAATCATGTTGGGAATCAATGATAAATATGATAGGTCGAAAATCCCCTGATGTGTTTTCCCGTCTTCACCTACAATTCCGCCCCTGTCCAGAGCGAAAACCACAGGCAACTTCGGCAGCGCAACGTCATGAATTATCTGATCGAATGCCCGCTGCAGGAATGTGGAATATATCGCTACAATGGGCGTCATTCCCTGTGCTGCTAACCCTGCCGCAAACGTCACAGCATGTTGTTCGCAAATGCCCACATCAAAGATACGATCTGGCATAACTGATTGCATATGGCCCAGACCATAGCCGTCCGGCATTGCCGCAGTGATGACGGCTATCTTTGGATTACCTTTCGCCATCATTTCAACAGTTTCGGCAAACACCTGGCTGTAGGACGGTACTTTCTGCCCGCTGCCGTTTTTCTTTGGGCTTCCCTTTGGAGAGATCCCATGGAAATTTACTGCGTCTATTTCGGCTGGAGCATATCCCTTCCCTTTGGTCGTCACCAAATGAATAAGCGCAGGTTTATGTGTGTAATTCTTTGCTTTTTCGAGCGCTTGAATGATTTCGTTGATATTATGACCGTCTATTGGCCCGGAATACGCAAAACCGAATTCCTCCCACAGAGTGGTCGGCATAATTATCTTTTTTAAACTACCTTTTATCTTCTGCCCGAAATTCCAGAAATGCTTTCCCATACTAAACCGGGATAAGAGACGCTTACTCTTTTCGGATGCCTGGTAGTATCGTCGATCAAACCGGACACGGGAGAACAATCGCGACATCGCGCCTACAGTCGGTGAAATTGACATGCCATTGTCGTTCAAAATAACGATCAGTCGTTTGCCAAGATGGCCTGCATGGTTAAGGGCTTCGAGAGCCATTCCTCCGGTGATCGCGCCGTCTCCGATAACCGCAATCACATGGAAACTCTCTTCGGCAATATCCCGGGCAGAAGCCATCCCAATTGCTGCTGAAATTGAAGTGCTGGCATGCCCGGTAGTAAAAGCGTCATAAGGACTCTCATCACGGCAGGTGAAACCGGACAGACCCCCATATTGCCTCAGTGTTGAAAATTGTTCACGCCGGCCGGTAATAAGTTTATGGGCATATGATTGATGGCCTACGTCCCAAACGATTTTGTCTTTCGGGCAATCAAATACGCGGTGAAGGGCGATCGTCAACTCGACGACCCCAAGACTTGATGCCAGATGCCCGCCATTTGCGGTAACCCGACTAACCATTTCTTCGCGGATTTCGGCAGCAAGTTCGGATAGCGAAGAGCCATCGATTGATTTTAAATCGGAGGGTGAGTTGATACTATCTAGAATTTTGGGCATGGACCGCCTTTATATTGAGGTTCAGGCTTACTTTTAATACTAACAGCGGTTCGACTGCCATGTCAAGCTAATTTGTTCGTATTGACGTTTAATGAATGGCTCTGATACACTCGCCGCCATGAGCCTCGAGCAGACCTTGGCTGACTTTGGGTTGCCCCCGTCATTCATCGTTTTCCTCATCGCAACTCTACCGATCATTGAATTGCGCGGCGCGATCCCCATAGGAATCAACTATTTTAATCTTGAATGGTTTCCAACTTTAGCCATTGCAGTCGCTGGAAATATGCTGCCCGTTCCCGTAATACTTGGGCTTCTTAGAAGAGCCGAAATAATTCTCTCGCAATACCCCATTTTCAAGCGTTTTTTCGCCTGGTTATTTTGGCGCACCCGATCCCGCAGTACAACTATCCAAAAATACGGCATGCTCGGGCTCGTCATTTTTATCGCGATACCGCTGCCAGTGACCGGCGCCTGGACTGGATCTGTCGCCGCCGTCCTGATGGGATTCCCATTTCGCCAGGCATTATTGCACATTTTCTATGGCGTATTAGCTGCGGGTCTGATTGTGACCATGCTGTCCTTAATAGGTTGGCTTGGAGCGATTGTTGCGGGAGCATCAGTTCTAACGCTTTTGTTAGTAACCTCTTCTCGCTCAACACTCAAGCCTTGACCGTGTTTAAACCTGGTGTTAGTATAGCGGCGTGTCCCAGTAGCTCAGCTGGATAGAGCGGCTGCCTTCTAAGCAGCGGGCCGTGGGTTCGAATCCCGCCTGGGACGTTTTCAAGTCGCTTTAATACAAAGCCACACATTGTAATTGTGTGGCTTTTTTACTGTCAGCGAAGTTGACCAGAGGATCAACTCCCCAGAGTCCTTCGAATTCTATTGTGAACCGCGGCGTTTAAATATGAAAAATAGAACCCCTATAATCACTAGAATGATGATGATTTCAACCGGCCCGATGCGCACTACTGTTACCTCGCTGACTTAATGACTTTTCCATTATATACCAAACACCCTCTACCGTATAGCAGAGGGTGTTTGGTAATAGCACCGAATTTCTAACCCTGCGAATTTTTCGCCAATGTTGCAAATGCCTCAGGATTGTTCACAGCCAGGTCGGCTAAGGCCTTTCTGTTAAGAGCTATGCCGGATTTCTGCAATCCTTCGATAAACCTGCCGTATGTTAGGCCGTTAATACGTGCGGCGGCGTTGATGCGTGCAATCCAAAGCTTCCGGAAATCGCCTTTCCTATCACGGCGGTGAGCGAATGCGTAGGCCAATGCGTGTGTTGCACTCTCATGAGCCCGCTTCCAAATATGATTGCGCTGGCCCCGATGACCTTTGGTTAGCGCCAGAATATTCTTATGTCTTTTGTGGGTTGAGACTCCACCTTTAATTCTAGCCATCTGATGTTATCCTTTTATATTTTTTACGCGGATCCGTAGGGTATCAAACGCCCCAAGCGTTGAACATCTACCTTGGCAACCGGAATCATTTCGTCGAATTGACGTCGAGCTCTCTTTGACTTGTTGCGGCGCAGATGACTTTTTAAACCCTTCATCCGCATCATTTTCCCAGTGCCAGTGATCTTAAACCGGTTTTGTGCGCCTTTATGCGTTTTTAGTTTCGGCATCTTCTAATGAACCTTCTTTATTTTTGTTACCTTTATTGGTAGTTTTTGGTAGCAACATCAGGTGGATTCGCGATCCCAGGAGTGTCGGTTGTCCTTCAACCGTTGAAATGTCGGTTAAATCTTCAGCAGCACGTTTCAGGATTTTAATACCCAGTTCCGAGTGTGTGATTTCACGCCCCCGGAACATAATGGT
This window contains:
- the rplT gene encoding 50S ribosomal protein L20, giving the protein MARIKGGVSTHKRHKNILALTKGHRGQRNHIWKRAHESATHALAYAFAHRRDRKGDFRKLWIARINAAARINGLTYGRFIEGLQKSGIALNRKALADLAVNNPEAFATLAKNSQG
- the rpmI gene encoding 50S ribosomal protein L35 — protein: MPKLKTHKGAQNRFKITGTGKMMRMKGLKSHLRRNKSKRARRQFDEMIPVAKVDVQRLGRLIPYGSA